A genomic window from Motacilla alba alba isolate MOTALB_02 chromosome 2, Motacilla_alba_V1.0_pri, whole genome shotgun sequence includes:
- the LOC119696969 gene encoding translation initiation factor IF-2-like: MIHSSKLIVTHCVTYQTQPSLAAPSPGPIRPPSASLHEGRYIPIRLGPGHTHILLSQHEAANIHKAEARGAGEKQGREFVREDVELRHGGGTADRRRQAHTALLRAHSAAAAARPAMGPSQLRRDRPNPPAARPGTELRWPRSPFRQGGRQGPLSLRAAAADAAARSGAARPRHGRPSPAARPPPARPPPPPPPVPGTDLGLSRAAQGDGWKDRAAQEGKRVEGQDRAASQAPAAPKPPRRPPPHARGRRAFIKGPAARGAPPIGCRGGQGGHVTRRLRERAGGGGEGGGGACARTAQGREGAKAALAARAVSAPLPHGVREGGESPRALVEREMGPGPSALECS; encoded by the coding sequence acacagcccagcctcGCAGCCCCTTCCCCGGGTCCCATCCGACCCCCGAGCGCGTCGCTCCACGAAGGGAGATACATACCGATCCGCCTGGGCCCAGGACATACACACATTCTCCTGTCACAACATGAAGCCGCCAACATCCACAAAGCAGAAGCCCGGGGGGCGGGGGAGAAGCAAGGCAGAGAGTTTGTTAGAGAAGACGTAGAGCTCCGGCACGGAGGTGGGACGGCAGACAGGAGGAGacaagcacacacagcccttCTGCGGGCGCACAGCGCCGCTGCTGCCGCTCGCCCGGCGATGGGACCGAGCCAGCTCCGCAGGGACCGCCCGAACCCGCCGGCCGCCCGCCCGGGCACCGAGCTCCGCTGGCCCCGCTCTCCCTTCCGGCAGGGCGGCAGGCAGGGCCCGCTCTCGCTACGCGCCGCCGCGGCGGATGCCGCTGCCCGCTCAGGCGCTGCGCGGCCCCGACATGGCCGCCCCTCCCCAGCCGCCCGCCCGCCTCCGGCACgaccacctcctcctcctcctcccgtcCCGGGCACAGACCTGGGCCTTTCCCGGGCGGCTCAGGGAGACGGGTGGAAGGACCGTGCGGCACAGGAAGGGAAGCGGGTGGAAGGACAAGACCGCGCCGCCTCGCAGGCACCCGCcgcccccaaacccccccgaCGGCCGCCGCCTCacgcccgcggccgccgcgcctTTATAAAGGGCCCTGCGGCGCGCGGCGCGCCGCCCATTGGCTGCAGAGGAGGGCAAGGCGGGCACGTGACGCGGCGGCTGAGGGAgcgcgcggggggcgggggggaaggagggggcgGTGCGTGCGCGCGCACCGCGCAGGGGCGGGAGGGCGCGAAGGCGGCGTTGGCGGCGCGCGCTGTGTCCGCTCCCCTCCCCCACGGGGTCCGTGAGGGCGGGGAGAGCCCGCGGGCGCTTGTGGAGCGGGAAATGGGGCCGGGGCCGTCTGCCCTGGAATGCTCGTGA